The Verrucomicrobium spinosum DSM 4136 = JCM 18804 DNA segment GAGGGTGTTATTTCGCAAAGCTGGCGTGTCCCGCAGATGGTCAAACAGGCGCCCCAGCTGGCGATCCATTTCTTCCAGCACCGCCAGATACAGGCCCCGCTTTCCCTCCCGCCACTTTTCAACCGGCGGCCAGAAGGGGCTGTGCACATCATCCGGCCACAGGTTGACGTAGAACGGCTTCCCTTCCTGGGCTGACTTGTCCATGAAATGGATCGCAGCCTCCACAAACCCGCCGGTGATCTTTGATCGTTGCATCCAAGTCACGGGTCCCCCGAGCCGCTCGGCATTGACCCAGATCTTCCCTGGTGCAGCGTCTCCAGGCTTGAGTGTCAGCGGCAAAAGCTTGGGCCCCATGCCTTCGAAATTCGTAAGCGACTCATCGAACCCGTACGCCGTGATGGGCGGAGCATCATCCACATCCCGTTGACCACCCAGATGCCATTTGCCGAAGTGGCCCGTAGCATATCCCCTGGCCTTCAAGGCCTTCGCCAAAGTCGGGGCCTGGGGGGCCAACCAGTTCACCATGCCCCTCTGGAGATTGGCCGCACGGGCCTCCAGAAATGAGGTGATTCCCCAGCGCTGAGGATACTGCCCCGTGGTGAGAGCGCAGCGCGAAGGGGAGCAGATGGGGGAGTTCACATAGAACTGGGCAAATCGGATCCCCTCCACGGCCAACCGGTCAAGGTGAGGGGTCTGAGCCTCCTTGTTGCCGTAGCAGGAAAAGTCCCCCCACCCCATGTCGTCAATGAGCACCATGACGATGTTTGGAAGCCCGGGAGCGACGGTGGCTCCGGGGGCAACGCCTCCCGTCGCCAACCAGAGGAGGATCAGGGCGAGGGGTGAGAATGACATTCGTGAGGGCATCCCTCTGCAACGTCTCCTTGCAGGGGGAAATTCATGTGATTCGGGCAATTCCTCTTCCTTCCGGGCGATTCGCATCTCGCTGCCGGTCGTGTGCGGTCACACCAGCTCGCCAAACCGCTCAGGGCATCGCGAGTTGAACCCCTCAATCTCCACAGAACCCGATCCTCCCTTGAGCAAATGATACTCCTCCGCAAAAAGATTGAAACTGCAGAGATCAATCGGCGTCACTTCGGAAGCGTTGATCTTGCCAATCACTCCGCCCGCTTCGAGAGCGGCTGCGGCAAGCTCTGAGCAAAAGAATCGGGTAAAATCCTCCTCATTCCGGGTCGCAGCCCCCAACACCGGCGAGCCATCAAGAGCATCCAACGCGGAGCACACCGCCTGAGCGACGTCGTACCCTCTGCCCTGATGAGCCATCAGGAACCGGGTCAGTTGCTCAAGATCCAGCTTTTCACGAGCACTGGCACTTAGAGGGAGCCACCAGATGTGCCCCTCATAGCTCTCGATATGGTGACAGAGCCGGTTCCGCAAAACGCCACCAGAGCTTTTCCCGGTGATGTGGTCGCGGTGTAGAAACGTGGACTCCATGATATGCACCGCCAGACTGCCTGTTGTCAGGTCTGCCTCAGTTTCGACGCTGCACACGATGCCGACATGAGACACCGTCGCCCCAGTCGCCCATTTGATCACATCTGAAAAATTGTTCTTGCCCGAAAAGGCAACCACATCCCCAGGCAACATTCTGGCCCGGATCTCATGATAGGAGCTGGTGATGACAGGCATGGCGCGAGACAATTCACGGTCGGACGAGCATGCCTACACTATCGTCAGCCCGGTGGGTTGCAACTCCCTCGCGCCGTCAGCCGGATGGAAAAAGTCGCGGACCTGGAGCCCCATCACTGCCCGCGCCCCCTCCCTGACCGTGGAGGCAGCTCAGGCTCGTCGCCGACGCATGAGCAACAGCAGCAGGGCCGCGATGCAGATCACGATCTCAAACAAGAACGTCCAGTGAACCACAAAGCTCCACACCCACCAGCTGCGAGTGGCGGGCACGGTGACAAGGAAGAACGACTGGTCTGACAGGGGGTAAAGCCAGCGAATCCCCGCAAAGGGCGTATCGAGCAGCAAATGAAGGAAGACGCCACCGACGAACGATGTGGCAGCCAAAGCCAGGGCCCGGCTGCGCAAGATCAACGCCAAAATCAATGAAACGCCCCATGCCGCCAGCCAAAAGACAGGCAGATGCGTCCAGTAGTCATGGTGAAGATGCCGCCCCTGGTCGATGAGGTAGAAGTACAGCATGTCGGCATCCGGAAAAATGCTGCCGACAACGAAAGGAACGAACAACAGGTGGCGGCGCTCTGCCGCCGCCCTCCGGGTTAACAGGCATGCGCCGAGATAACCCGCGGGAAGGTGGGCAATGAACATAGGGGGATTTTTTTTTGGGGGGGGATCGCACCCTAAAGGATTGCTCCAAGGAGGTCCACAACGAAATCCGCCCCATGCCCGCAGACTTCAACTGATAAGCAGCAGCCGTGCTGGCTGCCCGCGCTCAATCACCGGTGCACGATGGATGCAAGGCGGCACGAGGCTTTCAGGATGGGCAATGGCGATACGCCACAGGTTGCCAATGCCGAAAAAGTAGGGCCGGGCCTCTGGCAAGGGCGCGTAGTGCAGGTTGAAACAGTTATCGCTGAGGAACTCCTCAAATTCCTCGTCATCCTCGCCCCCATACAGTTCCAGCAACTCCGCGCGGATCTCCGGCACGTCCACCTTGCGCACCGCCTCTTCATTGAGCAGGCCTTCCGAGGCGGTGTGGTTGTAACTGCAAAGGTAGGTATCCGCCTCCACTGGTGCGCTATCGACGTGGAAGGAGTACACATCTGTGATCACCGGGCCGCCCTCCTCATCTCTTGGATAGCCGTGAATGCAATCCAGCACGGGCGAGAGACCATGATCCGCCAGGGCCTTGCGATCAGCGATCAGGACGTCCCTGGCAACCTGACCAGCTGGACTCAGCACGAGGCCATTGAGGGTCGCTTCATCCAGCGCCAGACGACCTTCCTTCACATCGAACTGGTCCACGACCTCGTCAAAATCACCCGGCAGGGTTCTCGCCCAGCAAAGCGCGTTGATGCCGTCCGCGAACTTGGTCGAAACGAGCTCCTCAAAGCTGTGTACGTACTTGATGCGGGGACAGTCTGGATGGGGAGGGCTTGAGGACATGTGAAGGAGGCGGGGGCCAGAATAGGACCACACCCCGCAACGACGTCAAGCCAGCGCCCCGGTCGCATAGTTCCACTCAGCGGGAAGCGGCTCCAGGCATGACGGGCATTCATAGACCTCGTCCTTGATGACGCAGGTCTGGAGACATCGTTGGCAGTAGCGGAATTCGAACGCGGTAGTGAATCCCTGAACACCCGGGAAACCTGCTGCTTTCAGGGCGAGATCGAGAGCAACCCATGCGCTTGATTCAGGACAGTATCCGGTTGAGAGATTGGATGCCTCTTCAATCACCAGTCCCGTCTTGGACCTGCGAAAGGCAATTTCACCCGCACATTCCACGGGTGCCCCTCTTGCACAGGCGATGTGTTCAGAATGCCGGTCCGCGATGAACAAGTGATGCCCAGACAACACTGTGTAGGTAAAGACCTCTGAAGGGGTGCCCGGAGAAAAGTATCCCGCATCAAGCGCCCACTTCATCAAACCATCCGCCGTGGTCACTTCATGCCTGGGAGCGGCCATGTTGACCTTCTCCTTGATGGCAGCAGGACCCACGTAAGGATAAATTCGCATGCAGGGAGCAGGTCTTCATGAAGCAGGCACTTCACCGGCAGACTGCGATTTCAAGCGCTTCCTCTCCACCAGACCACCGATCAGTCCCGACAAAAACAACGCAACACCAAAGAACCCAAACACCATCCCCACTGCGGTTGAGACCATGCTTTTGGCGATAGCTGCACTCAACTGCTCGGGATCGCCGACCCCATTGCCCCCCAAGACCTCGAAACTTTGGGTGATTCCCATCACCGATCCCAGCATCCCGAGCAAAGGTCCAGCCAATATGAGCAAACCGCCAATGGTCATCATCCGTGTGAATGCGGGTTTCATCAGGGAACCAACATGCGCAAGGCAGCGCCCCCTGTCAATGCCAGCCCCAGCACTGGAGATTACCAGGGAGGCGAGCAAGCCATTCCGAAAACGCTCACCCACACACCCTTTGAATGACCTGCTCAATCTGATTAAACTCCATCTTTCCGCAAACGGCGGATGCGCCTGCTCTGACCAAAGCAGCATTGCCCTCGTCATGGGAGGAGACTGCCACGATGCTGATGCGGTCGCCCGACGCCCGGACTTTGCTGACGAGCGCATCGCCTTTTCCGTCATCGAGATCAAAATCTACCAGCATCAAATCAAACGTCTCTACAGCTCGCACTTCCAGCGCTCTGGCTATGCTCGGCACGACGATGACATCATGCCGCGCAAGGAATAGACGAATGACATTCGCCGCAAATACATCGTGGTTTTCGACATAGAGAATCTTCATCAGCTCTTGCCGGATTCAGAGGCAGAATCACCGGCTGAACTGCGATAGACGCGGAGCAATTCGGTGACGAGAACCCCGTCAATCAGCATCCCCTCATAACAGGCGTCTTCGATCGACAGATGGGAACAGTTGGCGTTGCGGATGACGACGTGAGTCAATGCCACATCCTCGAACCTCGCCTCTGAGAGGTTGACGTCGGCAAACTGGGCCCCGGCAAGGCGCACATCGCGAAACTGCGCCCCGCCAAGATCGGTGTTGAGGAACTCCGCACCGGAAAGGTCCGCATTTTCAATCTTGGATTTCATAGCATGCACGGGGTGCTGAATACTCAGGCTCAACTCCGAGCTTCAGTCGGGAGTGATGAGCCGTTTCCACGAAGGTCTTTTGAGAAGTACAACTTGGCATGACCGCGCGAATCCCAGTCCGGGATCTGGCCGACGATGCTGAAGCGGTGCGCAAGATAGAAGCGGGGCTCCTGGTATTCCATCGTATCCACATATGCATGTCTGCAACCGCATCCGACGGCCAGCCTCTCCGCCTCAGCAAGAAGTGCCGCTCCAATGCCCTGCGAGCGGCACTCAGGGCTGACCGCCATGATGGAAATGCGCAGCCAGGCCATCTGGGTCTCGGCAATCAACCCACCAACCACGCGGGCATCTCTACGGGCGAGAAGCACCAAGGCCCGAGCTTGATGCTCCGGCTGCTGAAGCTGCTCCATGAAGTCCTGATTGGCCGTCCAGTTGTGTTCCCGGAGCCACTGACGAACAAGATCACAGCCTGTCGCCGACACATCGGCCACGGCTGCGATATCCAGATGGTCAGATGCCAACTCCATTCCTCAAACCCGGCTCACCCCGCGTTTTTGCTGTCCCGCTTGGCCTGCTGGCGTTTGGTGGTCGATTTGAGGTGCGCTTTGACGCGGGTGTCACTTCCCGCCAGCGCCACTTTGGTCTTCTTGATGCGTGCCTTGGTCGCCGTGGCTTTGGCTTTTGCCGTCGTACCTTTTTGGGCTTTTTTGGTTGCCATAGGATCAACAGGTTGAGATTCACTTTCCCGCCTCCGGCACTTCAGTGATCCGATCACCGGGGCTTTTCTCTTGCTTCCTAATTCACCTGACAGTGCGATGGTCTGAGATTTTCTCCGTGCCGTCAACGTCTTTGTCGCATCTATCGTGTGCGGTTCACTTGATGCTCAATGAATCGCTGCGCCTGATCCTGCTCAGTTTGTGACACTTCAGGGTGCTCGATCACCAGCCGTAGCAGCTCCAGATAGAACTCCCTCTGACGGGGCTTGCTGGTCACATTCAGGATCCGGTTGACCATCCAGACGGAGAGAGTGGTCGGCTTGCGCCGGATGGACTCCACCAGCTCTGCCTCATAACGCCCCGCCATTTTTTCCAGGGCGTGAACCAGAGGGCCCGGAGACCCGAGATCTGACGCCGGCAAGCGCTCCATGAGGTCGAACATGGGGCGAATCGCCCGCTCGGGTTGAGGCAGCGCCATGAGCTCCTCCGTCAACTCATACAGCGTCCCGATACCATTCGAATTCCGGGGGATGCAATCAAAGTCCTCATAGGTCAGTGCATCAAACGCCTCGAGAATCTGTTCGTACGTGCGTGCCATGATCTTGGAACGGTGAGGAGAACCCCGGGAGTTTTTTAGGATCCTACGCAAACCTGAGGAGGCAGGTCAAGACGGCTTCAATGGCTGGGTCGCCATATAGGCTGCCAAGGCCCTTAACCGCTTCTGCGTTTCGAGTCGCAGCGCGGCCAGCATGACCGGCTCAAGAACCCAGCGCAGCCATCCCGGCTTGGCGGTGAAGCGGAACTTGTAGGTGAGCAGGGATCCTTCCGGTGTGTCCACATGGCGGATGCCGGCAGCAAAGCTCTCGAAAAACTCCGGACGGTTGATCATCTCCACCGCCGCAAGCGAGCCGGGAGCAAAAGAAACATAGCGGGTCTCGATGCCAATCCCTCCCAATCGCCGTTTGCCGACGCACAGTGAGGAGGCCCCCTTTCCTGCCACCGTGTGCCCGCACGTCAAAGCAGCACTGGAAAGGAGCGTGTCCCACTCCAGCCTCCGGGAATAGTCATGAAGCACGTTGAACACTTCCAGTGACGGGCGGCACATCGTGCAGGAGACGGATCCGGTGGGCATGGCGGAGTGGTTCAGAGAGCAAAGCCAGGTTGCCCGTCACTCAAGATAGACCTTAGGGAGACTGCATTTGCATTCCAGCGTGCGACACACTCTAGGCCTGTCGCAGTTGCAGCGGGGAGTCGCACACACATGCGTCTTCTGGCAGGCGCATTCTGGTTTAAGACAGACCTTTTCAAGAGCACAATTGCAATTTGAAAGGAGGCCGCAGTAGCTCCAGGCTTTGCCATGTGCCGCTGGCCATCTGTGTTGAACGAGGGCATAGCCGAGACAGGCCGCCCACACCGCCATGGCGATAACGGTAGCAGCTGTCGCCCGGTAAACGAAGTCGGGAATATTACCTGCATCCATTCCCGTTGAATCCAACAACGTGAGCACGCTGGCGATAATACCCAACCATATGGCCGCGAAAAGAATGGCTGCACTGATTGATGCGAAGAATCTCATTGAATGACTCGATCGTAGCCGGACATCAACGCCCCACCCCAACAGCCTGTCAACACAACTTGTGCCGCCCGCCCCCCTGCCTGAGTCATACGCAGGCAAATCCGGTTTGAGCCGATGCATGAAACCAAAACGGGCAGACGACCGAAGCCATCTGCCCGCAAGCACCACGAAACCCGTTTGAAGTTTCGAGTTTGAATTTTGGAGTTTACTTCTTCTTCGCAGCCTTCTTGGCCTTGGGTGCCTTCGTTGCCGTCGCCGCCTTCTTCGGAGCCTGCGCATTCACCTCGGCCTCCACCGTGGCCCCCACCTTGAGGCGCAGGCCGTTCAGGCGGATGAAGCCAGTGGCATCGTCCTGGTTGTAGGCCTTGGTCGGGTCCGCTTCCATCGTGGCGATGTGCGGGTTGTACAGGCTGTAGGCGGACTTGCGGCCGGCAGCGTAGATGCCGCCCTTGTAGAGCTTCACGCGCACCGTGCCGGACACGTTCTTCTGGCTCTCTGTCACCAGGGCCTGGAGGGCGAGGCGCTCCGGAGCGTACCAGAAGCCGTTGTACACCAGGGTGGCGTACTTCGGAATCAGGCTGTCACGCAGGTGCATGACTTCGCG contains these protein-coding regions:
- a CDS encoding MotA/TolQ/ExbB proton channel family protein; the encoded protein is MKPAFTRMMTIGGLLILAGPLLGMLGSVMGITQSFEVLGGNGVGDPEQLSAAIAKSMVSTAVGMVFGFFGVALFLSGLIGGLVERKRLKSQSAGEVPAS
- a CDS encoding metal-dependent hydrolase, which translates into the protein MFIAHLPAGYLGACLLTRRAAAERRHLLFVPFVVGSIFPDADMLYFYLIDQGRHLHHDYWTHLPVFWLAAWGVSLILALILRSRALALAATSFVGGVFLHLLLDTPFAGIRWLYPLSDQSFFLVTVPATRSWWVWSFVVHWTFLFEIVICIAALLLLLMRRRRA
- a CDS encoding pentapeptide repeat-containing protein → MKSKIENADLSGAEFLNTDLGGAQFRDVRLAGAQFADVNLSEARFEDVALTHVVIRNANCSHLSIEDACYEGMLIDGVLVTELLRVYRSSAGDSASESGKS
- a CDS encoding GNAT family N-acetyltransferase — encoded protein: MELASDHLDIAAVADVSATGCDLVRQWLREHNWTANQDFMEQLQQPEHQARALVLLARRDARVVGGLIAETQMAWLRISIMAVSPECRSQGIGAALLAEAERLAVGCGCRHAYVDTMEYQEPRFYLAHRFSIVGQIPDWDSRGHAKLYFSKDLRGNGSSLPTEARS
- a CDS encoding response regulator: MKILYVENHDVFAANVIRLFLARHDVIVVPSIARALEVRAVETFDLMLVDFDLDDGKGDALVSKVRASGDRISIVAVSSHDEGNAALVRAGASAVCGKMEFNQIEQVIQRVCG
- a CDS encoding sulfatase family protein, translating into MSFSPLALILLWLATGGVAPGATVAPGLPNIVMVLIDDMGWGDFSCYGNKEAQTPHLDRLAVEGIRFAQFYVNSPICSPSRCALTTGQYPQRWGITSFLEARAANLQRGMVNWLAPQAPTLAKALKARGYATGHFGKWHLGGQRDVDDAPPITAYGFDESLTNFEGMGPKLLPLTLKPGDAAPGKIWVNAERLGGPVTWMQRSKITGGFVEAAIHFMDKSAQEGKPFYVNLWPDDVHSPFWPPVEKWREGKRGLYLAVLEEMDRQLGRLFDHLRDTPALRNNTLVLVCSDNGPEPGAGSAGLFRGTKATLYEGGVRSPLIAWAPGIMEAGKAASHNERSVFAAIDIAPSLLALAGANAGPERFDGENLAPVLLGKSEASRTAPLFWSRPPDRKTMGPKNKEPLPDLAMREGSWKLLCDYDGSAVQLYDLSTDFGETENLAERKPEVVQRLKTALLAWQKEMMGARRRQ
- a CDS encoding SRPBCC family protein, with product MPTGSVSCTMCRPSLEVFNVLHDYSRRLEWDTLLSSAALTCGHTVAGKGASSLCVGKRRLGGIGIETRYVSFAPGSLAAVEMINRPEFFESFAAGIRHVDTPEGSLLTYKFRFTAKPGWLRWVLEPVMLAALRLETQKRLRALAAYMATQPLKPS